The proteins below come from a single Halothiobacillus neapolitanus c2 genomic window:
- a CDS encoding lytic transglycosylase, with protein sequence MIHPAMIFMGKWLAGYRAERPQRSMLLRFLILLVLPAFLALSGCANLPQTAGNAPVASSAFDDGSSSDNVDYSILPAINTPAQSARKAAWMNDGNLWHYIAARFTLPIPNNPRVQQQLAFYSSHIDYLERVTERAKPYLHMIVADLQANNLPLELALLPIVESAYRPDAVSTSNAAGIWQFVRSTGDHFGLRRTVWYDGRRDIKASTDAAMQYFTRLRVMFNDNWPVVIASYNGGEGTLQNAITYNQSKGLPTDFWDLTRISKETADYPARLYALVIIFSNPQKYGFHPYPIPNQSVVTEITLNKSVNLNKLASLTGVSHDELFNLNPGFDKSITGPETTNLLVPKSLVSQFTTTALEEAEKSAMNWGRYTLRRGDNFHKLAYRYGCDVDELLKVNRLSSAYARPGETIIVPFGRGKKLLASGADQLYTVQSGDSLWGLAHRFDMDLADLKRINGLKATDPIHPGQKLIVAAKQEHLRTDDMPVKRSGESSGHYVVQKGDTLWNVARRFSTTVKHLIASNRLDSSTPLKPGQVLMIAGN encoded by the coding sequence ATGATCCATCCCGCTATGATTTTCATGGGCAAATGGTTGGCGGGTTATCGCGCCGAACGGCCGCAGCGAAGCATGTTGCTCCGTTTTCTCATCCTCCTTGTTCTACCCGCTTTTCTCGCTTTGAGTGGTTGTGCCAATTTACCGCAAACAGCAGGTAATGCGCCGGTGGCGTCCAGTGCCTTTGACGATGGCTCTTCTTCGGACAATGTGGATTACAGCATTCTGCCCGCCATTAACACGCCAGCGCAAAGTGCGCGAAAGGCGGCCTGGATGAATGATGGCAACCTCTGGCACTATATCGCGGCTCGATTCACCCTGCCGATTCCCAATAACCCTCGTGTTCAGCAACAACTGGCCTTTTATTCCAGCCATATTGATTACCTTGAGCGTGTCACTGAACGTGCAAAGCCTTATTTGCATATGATCGTGGCGGATTTGCAGGCCAATAATCTCCCGCTGGAATTGGCCTTGTTGCCCATTGTGGAGAGTGCGTACCGACCTGACGCCGTATCAACTAGCAACGCAGCGGGTATCTGGCAGTTTGTTCGGAGCACGGGGGATCATTTTGGTCTGCGGCGTACGGTTTGGTATGACGGCAGGCGAGATATCAAGGCTTCGACTGATGCCGCAATGCAATATTTTACGCGTCTGCGGGTCATGTTTAATGACAATTGGCCCGTTGTTATCGCCTCCTACAACGGTGGTGAGGGCACGTTACAAAATGCGATTACGTACAACCAATCCAAGGGGCTGCCAACCGATTTCTGGGATTTAACCCGAATCAGCAAAGAGACGGCTGATTACCCCGCACGGCTCTATGCGTTGGTGATTATTTTCAGCAATCCGCAGAAATACGGTTTCCACCCCTATCCCATTCCGAATCAGTCTGTTGTGACTGAAATCACGTTGAATAAGTCGGTCAACCTGAACAAGCTGGCTTCGCTGACAGGGGTGTCGCATGACGAGCTTTTTAATCTGAACCCCGGCTTCGATAAATCGATTACCGGACCGGAAACGACCAACCTTCTGGTGCCCAAGAGTTTGGTATCACAATTTACAACGACGGCACTTGAAGAAGCCGAGAAATCGGCCATGAACTGGGGGCGTTATACCCTTCGCCGAGGCGATAATTTTCATAAGCTGGCTTACCGTTACGGCTGTGACGTGGATGAACTGCTCAAGGTTAATCGTTTGAGTTCGGCCTATGCCCGTCCCGGAGAAACGATCATTGTTCCGTTCGGCCGCGGCAAGAAGCTGTTGGCCAGTGGCGCAGATCAGCTCTATACGGTGCAAAGTGGGGATTCATTGTGGGGCTTGGCCCACCGGTTTGATATGGATCTTGCCGACTTGAAGCGCATCAATGGCCTAAAGGCCACAGATCCAATTCATCCGGGCCAGAAATTGATCGTGGCTGCGAAACAAGAACATCTGCGTACGGACGACATGCCGGTGAAAAGAAGTGGCGAGTCATCGGGGCACTATGTCGTTCAGAAGGGAGATACCTTGTGGAATGTGGCTCGGCGGTTTTCGACGACCGTGAAACACCTGATTGCTTCCAACCGACTTGATTCGTCAACTCCACTCAAGCCCGGTCAGGTTTTGATGATTGCTGGAAACTAA
- the gloB gene encoding hydroxyacylglutathione hydrolase, which translates to MRIHAIPVLSDNYVWLIEGDQGQCAVVDPGEAAPVLAEIERRDLTLKAILLTHHHADHCQGVAGLRARFPVPVYGPALEAKTWVTHPLANLETFDLPHIGRFQAWHTPGHTLGHISLISNGAAFVGDTLFSAGCGRLFEGSPEQMLASLDRLSSLPDATMIYCGHEYTADSLRFAHFAEPNNESIIQRIREVNEARAAGLPSVPTSMSLEKQINPFLRIREPSLRAAILKHARSESLSDADAFWTLRCWKDEFDDLPLLPRHAQNH; encoded by the coding sequence GTGCGGATTCACGCAATTCCCGTCCTATCCGATAACTATGTCTGGCTGATCGAAGGGGATCAAGGGCAGTGTGCCGTGGTCGATCCGGGCGAAGCCGCACCGGTTCTGGCAGAAATCGAACGGCGTGACCTCACGCTTAAGGCTATTCTGCTGACGCATCATCATGCCGATCATTGCCAGGGCGTCGCCGGATTGCGTGCTCGTTTCCCCGTGCCGGTTTACGGCCCCGCTCTCGAAGCCAAAACCTGGGTGACACATCCATTGGCCAATCTTGAAACCTTTGATTTGCCACACATTGGTCGATTCCAGGCTTGGCATACACCCGGTCATACCTTGGGGCACATCAGCCTGATCTCTAACGGGGCCGCCTTTGTGGGCGATACCCTTTTTTCAGCGGGCTGCGGGCGTTTGTTCGAGGGTTCTCCCGAACAGATGTTGGCGAGTCTGGATCGTCTTTCGAGCTTGCCGGACGCTACGATGATCTATTGTGGGCATGAATATACCGCTGATAGCCTGCGATTTGCGCACTTCGCCGAACCAAACAATGAATCGATCATCCAACGAATTCGCGAAGTGAACGAAGCCCGTGCGGCGGGCTTGCCGAGCGTGCCAACCTCGATGTCTCTGGAGAAACAAATCAACCCGTTCCTGCGGATTCGTGAACCATCCTTGCGGGCTGCGATTCTGAAACATGCCCGAAGCGAATCGCTCAGCGATGCAGATGCCTTTTGGACGCTACGTTGCTGGAAGGATGAGTTTGATGATTTGCCGCTTCTTCCCCGTCACGCACAGAATCACTGA
- the rimI gene encoding ribosomal protein S18-alanine N-acetyltransferase, which yields MNAQTDQSPAVSPVHPPIAHILSLDEEDLPAVQRIEQAAHIFPWSERVFKDCIRSGYYLDGAYDGAKLLGFSVVMPILNEWHLLNLCVDPKRQRRGIGRLLLEYMIEQARKAEVSSLWLEVREENAAARQLYAAYGFKQVGLRKAYYPAKDGREDALVLMRTLD from the coding sequence ATGAATGCGCAAACCGATCAGAGTCCTGCAGTTTCACCTGTGCACCCACCCATCGCACACATACTCTCACTAGATGAAGAAGATCTGCCCGCCGTGCAACGGATTGAGCAGGCGGCGCATATCTTCCCTTGGTCCGAGCGGGTTTTTAAGGACTGCATTCGCTCGGGTTATTACCTTGATGGCGCGTATGATGGGGCAAAATTACTGGGTTTCAGTGTGGTGATGCCCATTCTCAATGAATGGCACCTGTTGAATCTGTGCGTCGACCCGAAAAGGCAACGCCGAGGCATTGGTCGATTGCTGCTGGAATATATGATCGAACAAGCAAGAAAGGCTGAAGTCAGTAGCCTCTGGCTCGAAGTGCGAGAGGAGAATGCTGCGGCGCGGCAGTTGTACGCGGCCTACGGATTTAAGCAGGTTGGTCTCAGAAAAGCCTATTACCCAGCCAAAGACGGGCGCGAGGATGCGCTTGTACTGATGCGCACTCTGGATTAG
- a CDS encoding 2-isopropylmalate synthase, translating into MMTQPKENPPVVNNQNSSLIIFDTTLRDGEQSPGAAMTREDKLRIARQLERLGVDVIEAGFAAASEGDFAAIRAIAETIENSTVCSLARANERDVRRAGEAIAPAARKRIHTFIATSPIHMEKKLRMTPDEVVDHAVKAVKLARTYTDDVEFSAEDAVRSEIDFLVRIFEAAIDAGATTLNVPDTVGYSTPAEWGARMAELIRRTRGSDRVIWSTHCHNDLGMAVANSLSAVLAGARQVECTINGLGERAGNAALEEVVMAVRTRQDVFGLDTRIDATQIVPISKLVSTITGYPVQPNKAIVGANAFAHESGIHQDGVLKHRETYEIMRAEDVGWTTNKLSLGKLSGRNAFRSRLTELGIDLASEEALNDAFRRFKDLADKKREIFDEDIQALVSEVHEEQVEQLKLVSLKVCSETGEVPMANLVISVAGEEKSATAQGAGPVDAAFVCIENMMQSGANLQLYSVNNITSGTDAQGEVNVRLERAGRIVTGQGADTDIVVASAKAYLNALDRLQKPAERAHPQMGDV; encoded by the coding sequence ATGATGACTCAGCCAAAAGAAAATCCCCCTGTGGTTAACAATCAAAATTCCTCTTTAATTATTTTTGACACGACCTTGCGTGATGGGGAGCAGAGCCCTGGCGCCGCAATGACCCGTGAGGACAAACTTCGTATCGCTCGCCAACTGGAGCGATTGGGCGTCGACGTCATCGAGGCCGGCTTTGCCGCCGCAAGTGAAGGTGATTTTGCGGCTATCCGCGCGATCGCCGAAACCATCGAAAACTCAACGGTGTGTTCGCTTGCGCGTGCCAACGAGCGTGATGTGCGTCGCGCTGGCGAGGCTATCGCACCGGCGGCCCGCAAGCGGATTCATACCTTTATTGCGACCAGCCCCATCCACATGGAGAAAAAGCTGCGCATGACGCCGGATGAGGTCGTCGATCATGCAGTTAAAGCGGTCAAGCTGGCCCGTACGTACACCGACGATGTGGAATTTTCCGCTGAGGATGCGGTTCGTTCTGAGATCGATTTTCTGGTGCGTATCTTCGAGGCGGCCATTGACGCAGGCGCAACCACATTGAATGTACCCGATACTGTCGGTTACTCCACGCCAGCCGAATGGGGCGCGCGCATGGCTGAGTTGATTCGCCGCACACGCGGGTCGGATCGCGTGATCTGGTCCACGCATTGCCACAACGATCTCGGCATGGCGGTCGCCAACTCGCTTTCTGCCGTATTGGCAGGCGCGCGTCAGGTTGAATGCACCATCAATGGCTTGGGCGAGCGGGCGGGTAACGCCGCACTTGAAGAAGTGGTGATGGCCGTTCGTACACGTCAAGATGTGTTCGGTCTCGACACCCGAATTGATGCGACCCAGATTGTGCCAATCTCCAAACTGGTTTCCACCATCACGGGCTATCCCGTGCAGCCGAACAAGGCCATTGTGGGCGCGAACGCTTTTGCCCATGAATCCGGCATTCATCAGGATGGTGTGCTCAAGCATCGTGAAACCTATGAAATCATGCGTGCAGAAGACGTGGGCTGGACGACCAACAAACTATCGTTGGGCAAGTTGTCCGGGCGCAACGCCTTCCGGAGTCGTTTGACCGAGCTCGGTATCGATCTGGCCAGCGAAGAAGCCTTGAACGATGCCTTCCGGCGATTCAAGGATCTGGCCGACAAGAAGCGTGAAATTTTCGACGAGGATATTCAGGCGCTTGTTTCTGAAGTGCACGAAGAGCAGGTCGAGCAGCTCAAACTTGTTTCGCTGAAAGTGTGTTCGGAAACCGGCGAAGTGCCAATGGCCAACTTGGTGATTTCTGTGGCGGGCGAAGAGAAATCGGCCACGGCACAGGGTGCGGGGCCAGTCGATGCGGCATTTGTTTGTATCGAGAATATGATGCAGTCGGGCGCTAATCTGCAACTTTACTCCGTGAACAACATCACCAGCGGTACCGATGCACAGGGCGAGGTAAATGTGCGTCTTGAACGCGCGGGCCGAATTGTAACGGGGCAAGGTGCCGATACCGATATCGTGGTTGCATCTGCCAAGGCCTATCTCAATGCGCTTGATCGCCTGCAAAAGCCTGCTGAACGCGCGCACCCTCAAATGGGCGACGTGTGA